TGGACATTGATCGCTGTTCTTAAACCTTTAAATTAGTGAAACCAAGGGAATCGCAAAActtagaacagaaaaaagtgatggaaagaaaattttcggaaCATCAGACGCTGGAGATGATGATGCACTCAAATAACGCTGCCttcagagttcacagccgcgcagGCGATGCCGCCCACTCGGGTTTGCgttttgatggttattgagcgtTCACACTCATGCGCTTAATAAATCAGCAAACCGTAGAGCGCGCGGTTAGCGCTGCCTGCGCGACTATGAATTCTGCGGGCAATCCAAAAGGAgcgtcaaaacaacatgacgCTGTATTCCGCACGAGCGGTCACGTTGAAGCAACGCGGTTTTCGACCGCTTGCAAGTGGTTGCAACCTCTTTGTTTGGGAATCCGCCAAGTGCCACCAGCAGGATGGTTATTTGGTGTTATTTCTGGCTTCTATTCatctttttgcttcttatttcttccttttcttgttttcttctttaatacTTCTGCTAGGCTTTCcataataactttttttatgGAGATCTCTTTAAAATTTGCATTGAAATTGAACCAAGCTTCGACAGCAGCAGCATTAAAGAAGACTTTTATAGTAGCATAGGATGAATACAGATACTGTGGAGGTTACtgtaacaaaaagaaatgcggCAAACCTAACGGACCATGGAACAAAcgtaaaagaagagaaagaaaggccTAAAAAGATATAAAACATGCCAGAAATAACGCAAAATGTCAGTACCCTGGGGGTACTGGCATTTGAGCctcatgtcgctttgatccAACATGCACTCCTGCGTGGGCTGATGCAAGGAGGAGTCGGAACAAAATTCACGACCCTGCAACGACTTAATGGCAAACCCACATCTGCCGGgcgggtgcagcgcagtcgggAAGAGGTCCGCTGCGCTCGCACGATTggagttcgaaaccgccctagtgtcaaccaagtctttcatccctccgggatggataaattggtgccagatttATGTGAAAGGGAAAAAGCAGTGAAATGatgatcggctggcccccacaagtcatcattgtataggctaacacACTTTGCAAAACCTGAACGACTACGAATTGCATTACAACGCGGTGGCGCTTCTCAAGTGGGCTGAGGTGCCAGTGACCTTGTCCTTTTATCCACATTTGCCATAACATTAACTTGGCTTTGTGCAGTCCAAACCTTTAGACTTTTGTATGGCTTTTAAACGAGATCAGACAGCGTCTTTCGCTGAGTAACATGATAGAAATtctgagactttttttttgtactttgcTTGGAAAGTCGTTTCTAATCACGATTTCATTTCGTAAGAAACATTTCTTCTGAAGGACGACGAGAAAACCACTCTTAAACCACAAACTACGAAAAATATCAATGGTTTCACTAGGTATTAGTTGTCCTAATAGGATTGATGGATGAGGCGGTGGACCATGTACTTTGCTTAGAGTTGTGGTACTATTATATCGATGCAGTTCGCGTCAAAAGCTTTATGTCGGCTTGACACTTTACGTTCTCACTAGAGATGAGCATAAAATCATCtagccttaaaggcagcataccacgaatctgacgtagagAGGGAATTCGCGGGAGAATTAAGAGATTGGGTtttagattgcgggatcggGGGTAGATCCGCTCATTTGTCGTCCATCGTcataaaaacagaagaaagaagaaaaagaccgTGGAAGACGccttttcacgacgatttcatttgcaacgcgccacctttgtacaAGCGCCGCATCCGCAGGTTCGAGCGGTCTAACGTCAATGAGGTTTCCTCACCAGCCCTTCCGGGataaaccaatgaatagacttCTGAGGGGAGCGGagcgtgtacatagaggagcgtacTAATCTATAGTATCCGTATCTCCCAGTAATCAAAGTGGTCCTCACGACGTTAATTTACGTTGATTTAGAAGGGGTGAGCGGAACCGCCCCGGataccgcaatctacaacttctTCTCTATCTCCACGGATTCCCTCCCcaagtcagattcgtggtatactggcTTAAGCATGTTAGTTGAATCATTCCGTCGATAAGTTCCTCGGGGTTCCTCCCTCCTTTCttcggtttttgttttgttcagtaattgttttcttgaatTGATCCATACTCGAGGACATTATAATCTTTCATTCTTGGCTAACGTTTGGTCGTGTTCGTCTTCTTCACAGCCTGAGAAAGTGAGGTCGAAACCCAGACAAATGTCTTATTctttcaacaaagaaaaccCTAAGTCTATTTTTGTATCTGAAAGGTATGAATGGAAGTGTAGCGCTCTCGAGGGAGCTCTCCTGGTGTTGCTAGATATCCATAGAAATGTGACTTGCGCAAACAAGTAGCAGTCTTGATTAGAGGAAGGAGCGGGAGGTGGATGGGTGGGGGAGCGTAGTGCAATgaagttttcattctttttcgtttAGTGGTCCACGATTTATACTCTAAGCAAACTCCTCTTTCGTTAATTTTAAAGTTCTCTTCCGTGCTAGCCGCCTGCAATGAATTGGATTTCTCGTGTGATTTTGCAGTATTAGTATCCACCGCAGTCACCGTCCTAGGAATATCTTTTTTGCTTACTACTAGAAGTGCTCCTAAAAACTTGAGTTTCTATGAGCTAAGTTTCTGGCCTATTTTCTTCCTGCCATTGCTTTTGATCAGCTTTCCTTCCCGTTGTAGTCTAAGAAATTTCTACGAAGAACGCTGATCATTCACAGTTACAAGAGATTTCAACAGAAATTCCTTTCTCGGTCTTCTTTTCCAATACCCACGAACCATGCAATTATAGAGACGAACGGAAAAGGAGATAAAACTACcaagaataatgaaaaagaactcCTAGGTCATCGTCCTGTCGGCCAATCGTTTTATTAACGGGAAGAACAGTAGGTCGCAATACCTCACACCAGCATGATATATTTGACTCCAACTGTACCTTAAAATACGTTACAGTATTGTTACATAAATTTGCCCTGTTCTTAATGCTCAATTTCTAGAtccgaagaagagaagaagatcgATTCTAACCAACCACTTATACTCACAGTATCGCCGAAAATTTGGAATCTTCTCGAAACAAGAGCAAACTTTGTCAACGGTGGCGTGACGGAAATTACATTTCCTGAATTCAGCGGAAAGGTATGAATTATTTACAAGTATTCCCTCCATAACGGTTTagcgcctcatagtggcgtggaggtgactctaggcgtcgaactgcgatgcacagcggaggttcgtcctccgacAGAGTCTCCCAAGCTGACAAGTAGTTCGAAACATCCggcattccgacttctcggaatgcTCGGAacctaagagtaaaccactgctaagattcaccactgTGTTGGCAAAATGTCGAAAAGTGGCTTCCTAATCCTTATAGGTTGGGCTACAACctgtgaaagctaagctcgccgtggcagggatgcttagtttggggaaaagtctttttgccactccaacatattcactgccttagtaccctgcacactgggccctgccgtctcagacgtcggacagtatggcgaccggtgagaggcgatcaaatctcaggttgctcaggacgtcattgattctggaccaaggcgacacacgcacgaatcgccatggagactgtctcagactgtgtacttgcaacccgagaacagtgtccacagacgctgacctgcatgcccttctccaAGCTGCAGAGTGTGttaaatttcacgtgattgctctgcaggagacgaactcagaaggagcgacgtacgacagatgaatgacggtacaccagtcaggagagaaggttccgtaaAATGTAATATATGCGGTGATGGCTTCGTTGTGCACTCATCTGTCGTCCattttgtcgattctcacATGATCCTGTCACCATTCTTCGTCTCCGCcatctgcgccaaaaacccatcagtatcatcaactgctactcaacatcagcagctgatgaatccgaattggacgcgttttacgaggagctggaataagcgatccgcaacgagaagttcGTCTACAAATCGTTGTCGATAATTTCAACGCAGAACTAGGAAGCTCGCCAGTACATGAATAAAGAATCGGAAGATTTGAATTAGGGAAgcggaatgaaaacggcaatcgCCTCGCCGTACCATTGTTCGCCGCTCTTCTCGAGTTCGTCGctcgagaaaagaagtcgtctacgaagatagcgtactcgaggacttcTTCTCTCAAGGTGACTGACACAGGAGAGCCCAGACCTGGattacgagatgctgctcagagaattacgagcctgtgctgagtgTGCCTtaaagccgcgcacgacaaacttggatcgaatttcgaaaacTACCAGGGAATTGTTGAAaggaagaagggctttgaggcttgatccgaatgtaTCGCACTTtaagcggttagtagcaaacactagttgctcaaaagcgttgcagggggattattttattttattattattttatttttcaaaatacggACAGAAGAAggttctggaagcagcacaaagaagaacgagtctagagaagtgccgcagggatctccgcgaataccATATTTTGCTAggagccttgctgagcgaagacgggactcgcacgtcttctcgtcgtgaaaTGGAAGTcgttacggagaggttctactcgaacctttccccttcatcaactcctgtgtcaagcccgatcatccccattggtgaagctccaccatggattctcccttcggaattacgagtcgctatcaagagcatgaaacctggcacagcccccggacctgattttttATCAGCAGATTTCCTTCAGGCTAGTGATCATCCaattcatgtaatcttagcagcgcacatgacatcctaccttcagaaagaaaggaagacaTCGCGAActgttcttatccataagaaaggtgaccgagaggaccatcggtactaccgtccgatatgcttgctgagcgtgttatacaaagtattcaccaggatcatcctcacgcgcatatctaggacgctgaaGCCCAGCCttaagaacaagctggattccgccaggggttcgGCTGCTTGGGCCACATCtcgaccgtgtcgagggtcatagaggttgccgggaataccgcctgccccttgttctaaccttcgtcaaCTATGaaaaagccttcgacagcgtagaaattaatgcaatactgtcagcgctggtcgatcaaggtgtggacgcctcgtatgtgaggacattagccaattgccacgatcgatgcaccacgaaggcacagcttttccaccgctcccTCAGTATACCactggaaagggggtacgacaaggcgacaCTAtgtcgccgaagctgttcacggctgcattgccaaggataatgaaatcactttcgtgggaagaaaaaggcatacgtgttgacggaagatttctctccaaCCCTCGTTTCGCGGGCGACATCTTTCTCtcttcgagcagtaccaatgaagcagaagcgATGCTGAAGGAACTGAACGAAGTAGGGatgagaataggactgcgagtAAACAAAGAGAAGACATAGTTAATGAAGAACTGccaggacggaggagtacaacgtAAAGGCTCTTAAATcctggaaacttcgtcatacgtattcTTGACGATCTTTGAATATGGAAGATGAggtgaaggaagaactgaatagaaggagaGCAGGATGGACAACATTCGCAGCCGctggaagctacggaccaactgacggaccaagatcttcgcgcccctctgttcgactcgacactTCTTTCAGCgttctgttacgcagcggagacgtggacaGAAACCGCTGCCACGTGTGGGAAGCTACTTACCACCTACAGAGCCATTGAGAGATGCCTTTTAAGTtcaaccggcgcacacaagccggtcttcgcagctccgacttaagaggaatgtctcgTCTTCGCcatccagcggaatatatatcgaaagcaaagcattgATGcgccggtcacattatgagaagaatcgacgatagatggactaaaagatcgctagagtggatcccaagagaacctaaacgccctcgagagAGACctccaacgagatggggtgacgtgttcgct
This is a stretch of genomic DNA from Necator americanus strain Aroian chromosome II, whole genome shotgun sequence. It encodes these proteins:
- a CDS encoding hypothetical protein (NECATOR_CHRII.G7563.T2) produces the protein MLLRELRACAECALKPRTTNLDRISKTTRELLKGRRALRLDPNVSHFKRLVANTSCSKALQGDYFILLLFYFSKYGQKKVLEAAQRRTSLEKCRRDLREYHILLGALLSEDGTRTSSRREMEVVTERFYSNLSPSSTPVSSPIIPIGEAPPWILPSELRVAIKSMKPGTAPGPDFLSADFLQASDHPIHVILAAHMTSYLQKERKTSRTVLIHKKGDREDHRYYRPICLLSVLYKVFTRIILTRISRTLKPSLKNKLDSARGSAAWATSRPCRGS
- a CDS encoding hypothetical protein (NECATOR_CHRII.G7562.T1); protein product: MLAAILLFSSFSLSTVISEEEKKIDSNQPLILTVSPKIWNLLETRANFVNGGVTEITFPEFSGKVGLQPVKAKLAVAGMLSLGKSLFATPTYSLP
- a CDS encoding hypothetical protein (NECATOR_CHRII.G7563.T1): MEVVTERFYSNLSPSSTPVSSPIIPIGEAPPWILPSELRVAIKSMKPGTAPGPDFLSADFLQASDHPIHVILAAHMTSYLQKERKTSRTVLIHKKGDREDHRYYRPICLLSVLYKVFTRIILTRISRTLKPSLKNKLDSARGSAAWATSRPCRGS